From Coriobacteriaceae bacterium, a single genomic window includes:
- a CDS encoding elongation factor G, producing the protein MGAPKTGNVRNVVLVGQGGVGKTSLAEAMLHLSGKTARLGGHDGTKPTLDYDPEEVKRAFSISTTIAPIDWKGARINVLDAPCYPDFIGDAFAAMSVCETALFVVDAEAGPQPTTVKLWYAAEDLRLARAVFVNRLSRPEASFATTMELLQERFGTRLGAVTLPWGEGEDFDGIIDLVRMKARHCNGAEAAESEIPEEYRAQAEEAHDHLCELVAEADDELMMKYLEGEETLTQEELEGLLSKAIAERIFVPVFAGDCIKEQGVNSLMDDIATYFPAPTDYGEMPLIDGDSLKISSDDDRPVAFVFKTLADPQQGRISFIKVLTGTLEPGLELVNARTRKSDRLAHLYVMCGRDMTEVGHAYAGDIIVAPKLAAETGDTLSITGKVEAAAFKFPNSQYRIAIEAENRGDEEKLYTFIEKACKADPTMSIDRDEETGQTIISAVGEAQVSVLLNRLEDRTKVAAKSVPIRIPYRETIRRTASAQGRHKKQTGGAGQYGDCWLRVEPLIGPDGTSDGYEFVDEVVGGRIPRSLIPAVDKGVQETMKDGIIAGYPLTGIRVAVYDGSYHSVDSNEMAFRAAARIGLRKACADADPVVLEPIEEITVTIPESYAGAVMGDISASRGRVTGMETDERGDTVVIAQAPLAELTDYSTRLRSITRGTGDFTMKPAGYEQVPYDVQAKLVERYEEGRAK; encoded by the coding sequence ATGGGTGCTCCCAAGACCGGCAACGTAAGGAACGTGGTGCTCGTAGGCCAAGGCGGGGTGGGCAAGACTTCACTCGCCGAGGCCATGCTCCACCTTTCTGGTAAGACCGCCCGCCTGGGCGGCCACGACGGTACCAAGCCTACGCTCGACTATGACCCCGAAGAGGTCAAGCGCGCGTTTTCCATCTCGACGACCATCGCGCCGATCGACTGGAAGGGCGCCCGCATCAACGTGCTCGATGCCCCGTGCTATCCCGATTTTATCGGCGACGCCTTTGCGGCGATGAGCGTCTGCGAGACGGCGCTGTTTGTGGTCGACGCCGAGGCCGGACCGCAGCCGACGACCGTCAAGCTTTGGTATGCGGCCGAGGACCTGCGCCTGGCGCGCGCGGTGTTCGTGAACCGCCTGTCACGCCCCGAGGCCAGCTTTGCGACCACCATGGAGCTGCTGCAGGAGCGCTTTGGCACGCGTTTGGGCGCCGTGACCCTTCCCTGGGGCGAGGGCGAGGACTTTGACGGCATCATCGACCTGGTGCGCATGAAGGCGCGTCACTGCAACGGCGCCGAGGCCGCCGAGTCGGAGATTCCCGAGGAGTATCGTGCCCAGGCCGAGGAGGCCCACGACCATCTGTGCGAGCTGGTGGCCGAGGCCGACGACGAGCTGATGATGAAGTATCTGGAAGGCGAGGAGACGCTGACGCAGGAGGAGCTCGAGGGCTTGTTGTCCAAGGCAATCGCCGAGCGCATCTTTGTGCCGGTCTTTGCGGGCGATTGCATTAAGGAACAGGGCGTCAACTCGCTGATGGATGACATCGCCACGTACTTCCCGGCGCCGACCGACTACGGCGAGATGCCGCTCATCGACGGCGATTCGCTCAAGATCTCGAGCGATGACGACCGTCCGGTGGCGTTTGTGTTTAAGACGCTGGCCGACCCGCAGCAGGGTCGCATCAGCTTTATCAAGGTGCTGACAGGCACGCTTGAGCCGGGCCTTGAGCTCGTCAACGCCCGTACGCGCAAGAGCGACCGTTTGGCTCACCTGTATGTGATGTGCGGCCGCGACATGACCGAGGTCGGTCACGCCTATGCCGGCGATATTATCGTGGCGCCCAAACTGGCAGCCGAGACGGGCGACACGCTCTCCATTACCGGTAAGGTCGAGGCGGCGGCGTTCAAGTTCCCCAACTCGCAGTACCGTATCGCCATCGAGGCTGAGAACCGCGGCGACGAGGAGAAGCTCTATACGTTTATCGAGAAGGCTTGCAAGGCCGATCCGACCATGAGCATCGATCGCGACGAGGAGACCGGTCAGACCATCATCTCGGCGGTTGGCGAGGCACAGGTTTCGGTGCTGCTCAACCGCCTGGAGGACCGCACCAAGGTTGCGGCCAAGAGTGTGCCGATCCGCATTCCGTATCGCGAGACCATTCGCCGTACGGCAAGCGCCCAGGGTCGCCACAAGAAGCAGACCGGCGGTGCCGGTCAGTACGGCGACTGCTGGCTGCGCGTGGAGCCGCTCATTGGGCCCGACGGCACGAGCGACGGTTATGAGTTTGTTGACGAGGTCGTGGGTGGCCGCATTCCGCGCTCGCTCATCCCTGCCGTGGACAAGGGCGTCCAGGAGACCATGAAGGACGGCATTATCGCCGGCTATCCGCTCACGGGCATTCGCGTCGCGGTGTACGACGGCTCGTATCACAGCGTCGACTCCAACGAGATGGCGTTCCGCGCGGCGGCTCGCATCGGCCTGCGCAAGGCGTGTGCCGATGCCGACCCGGTGGTGCTGGAGCCCATCGAGGAGATCACCGTGACCATTCCCGAGAGCTACGCCGGCGCCGTGATGGGCGACATCTCGGCCTCGCGCGGTCGCGTGACGGGCATGGAGACCGATGAGCGCGGCGACACCGTGGTCATCGCCCAGGCTCCGCTCGCCGAGTTGACGGATTATTCGACGCGCCTGCGCTCCATCACGCGCGGCACGGGCGACTTTACCATGAAGCCCGCTGGCTACGAGCAGGTGCCCTACGACGTTCAGGCCAAGCTGGTCGAGCGCTATGAGGAGGGCCGCGCCAAGTAG
- a CDS encoding transketolase, whose translation MTNQELAKVANEVRKGVVTAVHAAKSGHPGGSLGAADIMTYLYFEEMNIDPADPHKADRDRFVLSKGHAAPGLYSVLANRGYFPVEELETLRHIGSRLQGHPNMNDTPGIDMSTGSLGQGISAAVGMALAAKHWGDGYRVYTLLGDGECEEGQVWEAAMFAGNHALDNLVAVVDHNGLQIDGTIDEVNSAMPLADKFRAFKWHVIELADGNDMAQIAAAFAEARKVSDSPVAIIAETVKGKGVSFMENQVGWHGKAPNDEQFEQAMAELAAAGEEL comes from the coding sequence ATGACCAACCAGGAGCTGGCGAAGGTCGCCAATGAGGTCAGGAAGGGTGTCGTGACTGCGGTTCACGCGGCCAAGTCGGGACATCCGGGTGGATCGCTCGGTGCTGCCGACATCATGACGTATCTGTACTTTGAGGAAATGAATATCGATCCTGCCGACCCTCACAAGGCCGATCGCGATCGCTTTGTGCTCTCCAAGGGTCACGCGGCGCCGGGCCTGTATTCGGTGTTGGCAAATCGCGGCTATTTTCCCGTCGAAGAGCTCGAGACGCTCCGCCATATTGGCAGCCGACTGCAGGGCCATCCCAACATGAATGACACCCCGGGCATCGATATGTCCACCGGATCGCTCGGTCAGGGCATCTCTGCTGCAGTTGGAATGGCGCTTGCCGCTAAGCACTGGGGCGACGGCTACCGTGTCTACACGTTGCTGGGCGACGGTGAGTGCGAGGAGGGCCAGGTGTGGGAGGCGGCCATGTTTGCCGGCAACCATGCGCTCGACAATCTTGTTGCCGTCGTCGACCACAACGGCTTGCAGATTGACGGCACGATCGATGAGGTCAACTCGGCCATGCCGCTCGCTGACAAGTTCCGCGCCTTTAAGTGGCATGTGATCGAGCTCGCCGACGGTAACGACATGGCGCAGATTGCCGCCGCCTTTGCCGAGGCCCGCAAAGTGAGCGACTCGCCCGTGGCCATTATCGCCGAGACGGTGAAGGGCAAGGGCGTCTCCTTTATGGAAAACCAGGTGGGCTGGCACGGCAAGGCACCCAACGATGAACAGTTTGAGCAGGCCATGGCCGAGCTCGCAGCAGCAGGGGAGGAGCTCTAA
- the fsa gene encoding fructose-6-phosphate aldolase, producing the protein MKFFIDTANLDEIAEAKSWGCLAGVTTNPSLYAKTGGKLADFEPHMLKIAELCEGLPVSAESTATTAEGMIEEGKRLAALAPNIVVKLPVCEAGLAACRALADAGVRVNMTLVFSPTQALMAANAGARYISPFVGRFDDIAEDGISQLDNVVTCIKNYDWTGKNVDDTVEIITASVRTPNHVTQAALLGADIATVPMAALKKCLHHPLTDQGLASFEADWQKVVAQA; encoded by the coding sequence ATGAAGTTCTTTATCGATACCGCCAACCTTGACGAGATCGCCGAGGCTAAGAGCTGGGGCTGCCTTGCCGGCGTCACCACCAACCCGTCCCTGTATGCCAAGACCGGCGGTAAGCTCGCCGACTTTGAGCCCCATATGCTCAAGATTGCCGAGCTCTGCGAGGGTCTGCCCGTGTCTGCCGAGTCTACCGCCACCACGGCCGAGGGCATGATCGAGGAGGGGAAGCGCCTTGCCGCCCTCGCCCCCAACATTGTGGTCAAGCTCCCCGTCTGCGAGGCCGGCCTCGCCGCCTGCCGCGCCCTGGCCGACGCAGGCGTGCGCGTCAACATGACGCTTGTTTTCTCGCCGACCCAGGCCTTGATGGCCGCCAACGCCGGCGCTCGCTACATCAGCCCGTTTGTGGGACGCTTCGATGACATCGCCGAGGACGGTATCTCGCAGCTCGACAACGTTGTGACCTGCATCAAGAACTATGACTGGACTGGCAAAAACGTCGATGACACCGTCGAGATTATTACCGCATCCGTTCGCACGCCTAACCACGTGACCCAGGCGGCGCTGCTCGGCGCTGATATTGCGACCGTCCCCATGGCTGCTCTTAAGAAATGCCTACATCACCCGCTGACCGACCAGGGCCTTGCCTCGTTCGAGGCTGACTGGCAGAAGGTCGTCGCTCAGGCTTAA
- a CDS encoding DNA/RNA non-specific endonuclease, translating into MSRKSAYKQVLSIGTAVVLGFALFTGSIDGAPKLLSPQSDEQAAALAEKQNESPSRTDDEADLVARLESGTASSADSDGGEDTGDGSEPTTTDTGDAATDSTVTPIDEVENPDLNRARGVYLSSIPDYAGNPYVALRADSTHPLGTPSFTLDEYERATEEDCFKKFSKLDSLGRTRKALACVGPESLGQCKRGDISRIHPAGWHQQRYDFIPGQSLYNRCHLIAWSLCGENANRKNLLTGTRYLNETGMLPFEEQTLDYIRDTGNHVLYRVTPMYNEDELVCRGVRLEAQSVEDHGKTLCFHVYCYNLQPHVQIDYATGRNQASGD; encoded by the coding sequence ATGTCGCGCAAGTCCGCCTACAAGCAAGTTCTTTCCATCGGCACCGCCGTGGTGCTGGGATTTGCGTTGTTTACGGGATCGATTGACGGAGCCCCCAAGCTGCTGTCGCCGCAAAGTGATGAGCAGGCGGCAGCTCTGGCCGAGAAGCAAAATGAAAGCCCTAGCCGCACCGACGACGAGGCCGATCTGGTCGCCCGACTCGAATCGGGAACGGCGAGCTCCGCGGACTCCGATGGCGGCGAGGATACCGGCGATGGCTCTGAGCCCACCACAACCGACACCGGCGACGCTGCCACGGACAGCACCGTCACCCCCATCGACGAGGTCGAAAACCCCGACCTCAACCGTGCCCGAGGCGTATATCTCAGCAGCATTCCCGACTATGCGGGCAACCCCTATGTCGCCCTGCGAGCCGATAGCACACATCCGCTGGGCACGCCGTCGTTCACGCTCGATGAATACGAGCGTGCAACGGAAGAAGACTGCTTTAAGAAGTTCTCCAAGCTCGACAGCCTAGGTCGCACCCGCAAGGCGCTCGCCTGCGTGGGTCCCGAGTCGCTCGGCCAGTGCAAGCGCGGCGACATCTCGCGTATCCACCCTGCCGGCTGGCACCAGCAGCGCTATGACTTCATCCCGGGCCAGAGCCTCTATAACCGATGCCACCTCATCGCATGGTCGCTCTGCGGCGAAAACGCCAACCGCAAGAATCTCCTCACCGGCACACGCTATCTCAACGAGACGGGCATGCTGCCTTTTGAGGAACAGACCCTCGACTATATCCGTGACACGGGCAACCATGTGCTCTACCGCGTCACGCCCATGTACAACGAGGATGAGCTCGTTTGCCGCGGCGTACGCCTGGAGGCGCAATCGGTCGAGGACCATGGCAAGACGCTCTGCTTCCACGTGTACTGCTATAACCTGCAGCCGCATGTGCAGATCGACTACGCCACTGGCCGCAATCAGGCTTCGGGGGATTAG
- a CDS encoding class II D-tagatose-bisphosphate aldolase, non-catalytic subunit, producing MSNLTIRQAVQGMLKLQDSGDHATMVGIGPMSPNLIQAVFELAKDEDFPPMFIASRNQVDMDEMGAGYVNGWDQTRFAADIKKVADEVGYTGPYYLCRDHGGPWQRDEERNAHLPEDEAMELARKSFVADMEAGFDLLMVDPTKDPYQIGKVIPLDVVLRRTIDLIDYLEQYRREHNLPEVAYEVGTEETNGGLTSTDKYEEFISQLQPELEKRGCPMPTFIVGQTGTLTRWTEQVGHYNFKNARELADMAKRYGVGLKEHNADYLDDATLLEHIPAHVTASNVAPQYGTEETRAYLKLCATEQILVDNGLCDDPSDLYHTLLVKAIKTERWRKWMTGDDVNLQVDDILADDELSLKILDVSGHYAFNDPEVKEQVEKLYRNLAAQDIDGKRFVIEHIKRPIKQYVVGLNLKGVTSRIEKALED from the coding sequence ATGTCCAACCTCACCATCCGCCAGGCCGTTCAGGGCATGCTCAAGCTGCAGGATAGCGGCGATCACGCAACCATGGTCGGCATTGGCCCCATGAGCCCCAACCTGATTCAGGCCGTGTTCGAGCTTGCCAAGGACGAGGATTTCCCGCCCATGTTTATCGCTAGCCGCAACCAGGTCGATATGGACGAGATGGGCGCCGGCTACGTCAACGGTTGGGACCAGACGCGCTTTGCCGCCGACATCAAGAAGGTCGCCGACGAGGTGGGTTACACCGGTCCGTACTACCTGTGCCGCGATCACGGCGGTCCGTGGCAGCGCGACGAGGAGCGTAACGCCCACCTGCCCGAGGACGAGGCCATGGAGCTCGCCCGCAAGTCCTTCGTCGCCGACATGGAGGCAGGCTTTGACCTGCTGATGGTCGACCCCACCAAGGACCCCTATCAGATCGGCAAGGTTATTCCGCTCGACGTGGTGCTTCGCCGCACGATCGATCTTATCGACTACCTTGAGCAGTACCGTCGCGAGCATAACCTGCCCGAGGTTGCCTATGAGGTCGGTACCGAGGAGACCAATGGCGGCTTGACCTCTACCGATAAGTACGAGGAGTTCATTTCTCAGCTGCAGCCCGAGCTCGAGAAGCGCGGCTGCCCCATGCCCACCTTTATCGTCGGCCAGACCGGTACGCTCACCCGTTGGACCGAGCAGGTCGGTCATTACAACTTCAAGAATGCCCGCGAGCTCGCCGACATGGCTAAGCGCTACGGCGTGGGCCTGAAGGAGCACAACGCCGACTATCTGGATGACGCGACGCTGCTCGAGCACATCCCGGCTCACGTGACGGCCTCCAATGTCGCCCCTCAGTACGGCACCGAGGAGACCCGCGCTTACCTCAAGCTCTGCGCTACCGAGCAGATTCTGGTCGACAATGGCCTGTGCGATGATCCCTCCGACCTGTATCACACGCTGCTGGTCAAGGCCATCAAGACCGAGCGCTGGCGCAAGTGGATGACTGGCGACGACGTCAACCTGCAGGTCGATGACATCCTTGCCGACGATGAGCTCAGTCTGAAGATCCTGGATGTCTCCGGCCACTACGCGTTCAACGATCCCGAGGTCAAGGAGCAGGTCGAGAAGCTCTACCGCAACCTCGCCGCTCAGGATATCGACGGCAAGCGCTTTGTGATCGAGCACATCAAGCGCCCGATCAAGCAGTACGTCGTCGGTCTTAACCTCAAGGGCGTCACGAGCCGCATCGAGAAGGCTCTCGAGGACTAG
- a CDS encoding LacI family DNA-binding transcriptional regulator, which yields MAKQRVTIADVAREAGTSTASVSYYLNDKRDKLSDKTQAKIAHVIKELGYIPNAQAQTLTGKHTHVIAIIILDNTNKWAGLVLNGMEQVMLPAGYQTVVCTSNFNPETELMYVDKMLSLGVDGFIIQPTANFKAVHDRIERAGKPVVFFDAAIYSPGTSWIKTNLYDGVYNATQALLDAGYEDFFSIAANMTEMRTRMERFQGYAEALAASGQIYRAIPIDHSKPSVHELTAYFKYKLNPAKRTLIFVQNQWALPRVYKALQPMAHLLPQQIGLLGLNCEDWTNLTTPTVSTIIEPVDQEGREAAEMLLALLDGSSTPGEQRILECKLNWLDSTSI from the coding sequence GTGGCCAAACAGCGCGTTACGATTGCAGACGTCGCCCGCGAGGCGGGGACTTCAACAGCCAGCGTCTCGTATTACCTCAACGACAAACGAGACAAGCTCAGCGACAAAACACAGGCAAAGATCGCGCACGTTATAAAAGAGCTGGGATATATCCCCAACGCCCAGGCGCAAACACTCACCGGCAAGCACACCCACGTCATAGCCATCATCATCTTGGATAACACCAACAAATGGGCGGGGCTCGTCCTCAACGGCATGGAACAGGTCATGCTCCCCGCGGGTTACCAGACGGTCGTCTGCACCAGCAATTTCAACCCCGAGACCGAGCTCATGTATGTCGACAAAATGCTCTCGCTCGGCGTTGATGGCTTTATCATCCAGCCCACGGCCAACTTCAAGGCCGTCCACGACCGCATCGAGCGTGCCGGTAAGCCTGTTGTCTTTTTTGACGCGGCCATCTACAGCCCGGGTACCAGCTGGATCAAGACTAACCTCTATGACGGCGTGTACAATGCCACGCAGGCGCTTCTCGATGCCGGCTACGAGGACTTTTTCTCCATCGCCGCCAACATGACCGAAATGCGCACCCGTATGGAGCGTTTTCAGGGATATGCCGAGGCGTTGGCTGCCAGCGGACAAATCTACAGAGCCATTCCCATCGACCACAGCAAACCGTCGGTCCATGAACTCACCGCGTACTTTAAGTACAAGCTTAATCCCGCCAAGCGCACACTTATTTTCGTACAAAATCAGTGGGCACTCCCCCGTGTCTACAAAGCACTTCAGCCCATGGCCCATCTGCTTCCACAGCAAATCGGTCTTTTGGGACTCAACTGCGAAGACTGGACCAACCTCACCACCCCGACCGTCTCCACGATCATAGAACCCGTCGACCAGGAAGGCAGAGAGGCAGCCGAAATGCTCCTCGCGCTGCTCGACGGCAGCAGCACGCCCGGCGAGCAGCGCATTCTTGAGTGCAAGCTCAACTGGCTCGACTCCACCTCGATCTAG
- a CDS encoding fructose-specific PTS transporter subunit EIIC yields the protein MKIVGVAACTVGIAHTYMAQKAIQDECAARGIECKVEAQGGLGIENELTQEDVDSADLVLESVDVGVENEDRFEQKMAEGKFLKVGTSDVIADPAKIIDQAIEIIKATGGAVDAPKAEAKAEKKAVSAAPQAPTPASKQSIFADPGKTLLNAFNTGVSYFIPIVVIGGVFLAFSLASGTAGANGMEVTNPLMVSLNTIGMAGISMMIPVLAAYISYSMAGKPALAPGFVLGYLVNNAVVTPSGNSVSTGFLGAMIMAVICGYFVRWMKTWKVNNTIQTIMPILIIPILTSLVLGMAYIYILATPLGFVMDWLTGVLGSLQGGSAVVLGLVIGVMTAFDMGGPINKTASTFTMAIMASGIYGPNGMFRVAVAVPPIACGLAALIAKNKFDDADRQMGISALFMGCIGITEGAIPFAVKDLGHTLPGICIGSAVGAALAAFQGIDCYVPHGGFIVALATNNVALFCLDIVIGAVVAAAILIAMKPTLDKQAK from the coding sequence ATGAAGATCGTAGGCGTTGCCGCCTGTACCGTGGGTATCGCCCACACGTATATGGCACAGAAGGCGATTCAGGATGAATGCGCCGCTCGTGGCATCGAGTGCAAAGTCGAGGCTCAGGGTGGTCTGGGTATCGAGAACGAGCTGACACAGGAAGACGTTGATTCCGCCGACCTGGTACTCGAGTCCGTCGACGTGGGTGTCGAGAATGAGGACCGTTTTGAGCAGAAGATGGCCGAGGGCAAGTTCCTGAAGGTCGGTACCTCGGATGTAATCGCCGATCCGGCAAAGATCATCGACCAGGCTATTGAGATCATCAAGGCGACGGGCGGCGCCGTTGACGCGCCCAAGGCCGAGGCCAAGGCAGAGAAGAAGGCCGTCTCCGCTGCCCCGCAGGCCCCGACACCGGCGTCCAAGCAGTCCATCTTTGCCGATCCTGGCAAGACACTGCTCAATGCATTCAATACCGGCGTTTCCTATTTTATCCCCATTGTCGTTATCGGCGGCGTGTTCCTTGCCTTCTCGCTGGCATCCGGCACCGCCGGCGCCAATGGTATGGAGGTCACGAACCCGCTGATGGTGAGCCTTAACACCATCGGTATGGCCGGCATCTCCATGATGATCCCGGTGCTTGCGGCATATATCTCCTACTCGATGGCCGGCAAGCCCGCGCTCGCCCCCGGTTTTGTCTTGGGCTATCTGGTCAACAACGCGGTCGTTACCCCTAGCGGCAACAGCGTTTCGACTGGTTTCCTGGGCGCCATGATCATGGCGGTCATCTGCGGCTACTTTGTCCGCTGGATGAAGACCTGGAAGGTCAACAACACCATCCAGACCATCATGCCCATCCTGATTATCCCGATTCTGACCTCGCTTGTCCTGGGCATGGCCTATATCTACATCCTGGCCACGCCGCTTGGCTTTGTGATGGACTGGCTCACCGGCGTGCTCGGCAGCCTGCAGGGCGGTTCCGCCGTTGTCCTGGGTCTGGTCATTGGCGTTATGACCGCCTTCGATATGGGTGGCCCCATCAACAAGACCGCTTCGACCTTTACTATGGCCATCATGGCCTCCGGCATCTACGGTCCTAATGGTATGTTCCGCGTCGCCGTCGCCGTTCCTCCGATTGCCTGTGGCCTCGCTGCGCTCATCGCCAAGAACAAGTTCGATGACGCCGATCGCCAGATGGGTATCTCCGCACTGTTCATGGGCTGCATCGGTATTACCGAGGGCGCTATCCCCTTCGCGGTCAAGGACCTCGGTCACACCCTTCCCGGCATTTGCATCGGCTCTGCCGTGGGTGCGGCGCTTGCCGCCTTCCAGGGTATCGACTGCTACGTCCCGCACGGTGGCTTTATCGTCGCCCTTGCCACCAACAACGTCGCGCTGTTCTGCCTGGACATCGTGATTGGTGCCGTGGTTGCCGCTGCAATCCTGATTGCCATGAAGCCCACGCTCGATAAGCAGGCCAAGTAA
- a CDS encoding amino acid ABC transporter ATP-binding protein, whose product MNITNARKAFGGNEVLKDISLEVKRGEVVAIIGPSGGGKSTLLRCATLLETLDGGSLSFGGLAVATDAGSGAVYAKGDVPKQTRSRFGLVFQNYNLFPHYTVMKNITDAPIRVLKRPREQAEARAHELIAQMGLTGNENKVPCELSGGQQQRVSIARALALDPEILFFDEPTSALDPELTAEVLRVIKDLAAQNMTMVIVTHAMQFARDVADRVVFMDGGRIVEEGPAEQVIDHPREQRTREFLSRIEG is encoded by the coding sequence ATGAATATAACGAACGCCCGCAAGGCGTTTGGCGGCAATGAGGTGCTCAAGGATATCTCGCTCGAGGTGAAGCGTGGCGAGGTCGTGGCGATTATCGGGCCTTCGGGTGGCGGTAAGTCCACGCTGCTGCGCTGCGCCACGCTGCTCGAGACACTCGACGGAGGCTCACTCTCGTTTGGCGGCCTTGCCGTTGCGACGGATGCGGGTTCGGGCGCGGTCTATGCGAAGGGCGATGTGCCCAAGCAAACGCGCTCGCGATTCGGCCTGGTGTTCCAAAATTACAACCTGTTCCCGCACTATACCGTGATGAAAAACATCACCGATGCTCCGATTCGCGTGCTCAAGCGTCCGCGCGAGCAGGCGGAAGCCCGCGCTCACGAGCTGATTGCGCAAATGGGGCTGACGGGCAACGAGAACAAGGTGCCGTGTGAGCTTTCGGGCGGTCAGCAGCAGCGCGTGAGTATTGCCCGCGCCTTGGCGCTCGACCCGGAGATCCTGTTCTTTGACGAGCCGACCTCGGCACTCGATCCCGAGCTGACGGCCGAGGTGCTGCGTGTCATTAAGGACCTTGCGGCGCAGAATATGACGATGGTGATTGTGACCCACGCAATGCAGTTTGCGCGCGATGTTGCCGACCGCGTGGTCTTTATGGATGGCGGTCGTATTGTCGAGGAGGGTCCTGCCGAGCAGGTCATCGACCATCCGCGCGAGCAGCGCACCCGTGAGTTCTTGAGCCGTATCGAGGGATAG